CCATCAGAATCAAgaatttcatgcatgtttagAAAGACTTGAGAGTAAGTAAACGACAGAGTTAAGAACTAAGAGTATTTCCTTACCATCACTGCACCTGTACCTTGATAAATACAGTTATCTTTCATGTGATCATTATTTATGTTCACTATTGTGTTATTTCACAATGCTCCTAAAATAATTGATGAATTGAGCAATTATAGATATACAttgaatatataggctaatgttTTACTATTTAGTCATTTAATCAGATTTTCGTTATTACTTTGTCAAAAAGCTAAACTCACCACTGAACATCTGTATGTCGGTGTTTATCTGCCTGTCGAATTCTAAAAGTagtatttaaaaatactttacattTCGCCTTGTCACAAAACAGCAGCCACGTAGAAAACAACAGAAACAATGACAAATTCGTTTAAAATATCGCTTTCTAGTTGACTTTGTTTTAATCAGTTCTAAGTAGgcctagtaaaaaaaaaaaaacttccgcAGTGAAAATAAGTCTTCTTTGAATCTAACATCGAATTTAAATCACGATTATATAAATTACATCTGTATTATTCTACCAAATAAGCGAGGAATTATTAAAAACTTACTTGCAGTCGTGTAATAGGAAAAGAAATTAGATTTGCAAACCTTTCTATTTTCTGTACGTATCGCTAGTCACATACGATTCCAAAGTCTATGGAAGGCcgtttcagcataaaaacgttccagcgttactcgtcgtaattatatttttacttgtaacaattaaattaaagagctctataatttaatttttactagtaacaattgcaattatagagctctataattcaatttttactagtaacaattatgattgtagagctctctaattgaattatagagctctgcaattatattcttactagtaacaactgaattgtagagctctataattcagtttttactagtaacaattccaattagagagctctacaattcatttattactagtaagaattcaattgcagagctctgtaattcaattgttactagtaataatccaattgcagagctctacaattccactagagagctctctaatccaattgttactagtaaaaactgaattagagagctctctaattgtaattgttactagtaaaaactgaattagagagctctttaattcagttcttactagtaacaattctaattacagagctctataattgtattattactagtaaaaactcctATTCATGAGATGCAAAACAGATTGCAGATTTCCCGCCTACAAAAGCgagtttcaaaataaaagccctgTAGCGTGGTTCTAAAGTATCCTGCAATATTTTACAGACTTAGGTAACATATTAATCATGTTCACATTAAAGCAAAATTAAGATGATGCCTGAGATGAAAGCCTATATTTAGTCGTTATATTCATTCACCTTTGTATATTGGTAAAGCTAAGAGCCAAGAACACTCCATGCCACTGGACATAATATAGGGTGAAATGCCCTAAGCCACCCAAAGTGTTTTGACAAACTTGATATTAAGgagtataaattcattttaaatatttacagtgtttagTATTGTTATGCAATAATAGAATGATTATCGcggatatctaatacaaaataaacacctctagttgattatcaatttgtgttaataataggcgatttggcgctgggatgtgttgtttttgaaattatgttgttgagtgctcgttgtcACTGTTATCAGAGGCGCGTGCAACAGGGTTCACAGCGCTCGTGCACACGGATTAGCACTTCATTCTATCGCTGTTGCGGAGACTCTCTATTCGATACgttgaaatcacaaaaaaacaaaatacatataaacgtgtccctgctcttgatatacaatcactgatgaaaatctttggttttaatgagaaaaaaaactacACATGGTTGGATTAGAACCGGGAACCTTTTGCATCCTAAACGGAGAAACTGCCACTAATCCATCAGGACATCCAATTATCAAAGGCGGATCgtcgtatttattaactaatgtacatactctcgagactaacgacattgtattatagcagatgtaGGAAAACTATCatatttgaacacatttataattttaatatcatattattattattattgtaataataatacaacataccccccccccccatacacattcttgtcccacccacattgtaaaacaaagttacgccaccCCAGTTGAATATGCATAAGGCACGATTAGCATAATGATATGTCGCCGAATACAGAGCTCTGTAATgcaatggactatatgcacggcTACTTCCTGGTTTTAAGTAAGCCAGCTCAGTTACTTCCGGTCAACTGCCAAAAATCAGCTGTGCGTGAAGATGACTTTCTATACTCGCTCTCTTCGGGATTTACCTCACGTAACGTTAAACATAAATAATGTATACCGCCTTATTCAAGACAACTCCAAGGCTTCTTCCAGTAAGCGGGAAAAAGGATTTAAGTTGTACATATCCAGTTATATTTATGACTATGAAGGTAAGTTATCGATTATCAAGAATGCCATTATGTTGTTTACTAGATAGCATCGCTTAAACAGTTACGATAGTGTGTAGTTGTGAGCATTTAAATGTACAATTATGTGTCTGTGTACTCTCCTGGGATTACCAGGCtctacatttaaaattatatgtTGTTAAATAACATGAAATGGTATGTTAATACTGCTATTGTTGcttacttaaagctgcagtccttaacttttgttttgttttcaaagtttataaaatgtatataataaacgagtacatcatgaatccatttttcaaaccgtgtttttgtcttatcctgaatcacaGCGGTATACCTATAATAGgtgtttatattcagactattttaGGCCGGTTGGGTCGTACTGCGGAGTAGCACAGTacctgcgtgactcgccatagacataaaCAGAAGAGAAGTATGTTCTCCAATGTTCTTTCGCAAGGACTGCCGCTTtaatgtacacaaataaaaaaataaataaatgatgtacgcttatctgtatgaccataaaGAACTATAGGCCATTAAGATTCCTCTGCTGAGGAACAATCCAAGTGAGTGCATGTGCTTTGATATTCtatgtgttattattttgtttctcaGTTTCTGACAAGAACGAGGCAGGACAGGTTTCCGTGAGGGCAAAATGCTTCAGGTCGATGAGGAAAAATGAGAGATCACACAACTTGAGTGTAGGGGAATGAGATCAGGTTCAATGTAATAAGGTTTACAGTGTCTGCTCTCTGggaattaaatattatttgtttttgtttgttttgttttaatacaGATAGTGATTGTAATAGACAGGCTTACTGGACCGCTGGACACTCAGTGTTTTCTAACAAGTATTTACATAGTAATGTAATGCCTACTATATAGGTCTAATATGATTCCCATAGAGCAGAGTTGTTTGGCTTGCCAACATTTGACACTGTAGCCCAAGGAAGGTTTAAACACTAGCTACAGTGTAAACTAGGATAattaactattaaatttatcatttattcCGTAATACCACAATGACTATGATTGTCTAGATCCTAAAACACCTaggatatatttttaattgatatATCTATTTTGTTTACAGGTTGTTCTCAAACACTCCAAGCCTGTTGAGCTGTTGGCCTATCAGTGCTCATGTGTGGCAGGGCTTGCTCTATGTAATCATATTGCAGCATTGCTCTTCCAAACAGCACATTACAGCCAACAGGGAGCGACAGCTGTCCCCCCTACTCACAGCTGCACAGGGTCTGAGCAGCAATGGCATAAACCCAGGACTCAGGTGATGTTGGTCAACACTATCacaattaatacattattaatttaacattatataatattttgctACATCTTCTTTATGGTGTAAGTTTTGTTCTTGCTCTCATTTCAACTCGCAACAACTTCCAATAGCACAGAGAGTGCAGCATATTTTGAGAATAGTAATCATTGATCTACACTAAACTACATATAGCACAAAGTAAATAAGTTCTTATACAACATTCATTTACAGGGCTTTAAGCCTGGCCCAACCAATGAAATGGTGATATTGTCAGCTAGGCCCAAGGAGAGAAGATTAGCAGAAGGCATCAGGTAAGGTGTAGGAATGGAAAGTAGTTTTACCACATTTACtacatttattgaaaatatgtattaaaatgtaaaatagtatttttttccccagacTGGTTTATGATCTTTGTTATCTGGACTGAACATTACATGAACCTTTAATTAACACTGTGTACATGTGTTATATGTATGTTTTCAGGAGCAACCTGTATAAAGCAGCCTGTAACCTGACCTGTGGCCTCCCAGACATGTCAGTTCTGCGGGTGAATGATATTTACGAAGGCATGTCAAGAGAAACTGCTCCTTTAATAACCACCATGGGGATTTCAGGGGATGTGCCTTTGGTGGACAGTGTTTTTGGAAAAGTCCAAGAAGGGAGTTTACTCTCTTATCAACTTCCAGCATGGAGCCCTCCAAAGACCTGTCCACATACCACCGCACCACCACGACCATCTTTACCCCTTGATGGCTACTGTCTGGGTCCCTCAGAGTGCTGTTTTGTGTTGACTCACCATCAGCAGCTACACATGACTTCTCTAGCAACAACAGAGGTCATGGCACACCAAATTGAGATGGGCACAAGACAACAAAGCTCAATGAAAGAATGGCATTTATTGAGAAAGCCACGTGTGACTTCTTCTAGATTCAGGTAACTGTAAACTATGTGGCATTCAGCACATTttgttttctcatttaaatACTCACTTATTGTCATCTCATTTAAATACCTAAGTTGTTTTTATGTGTATCAATTTATTTATAGAGAAGTTTGCCATGTGAGAGGGCAGTCCTCAGCGGAGAGTCTAGCAGTAAGAATTTTGCGGTCTGGCTTTCAGTCTGCAGAAATGAAGAGGGGCCTTCAGATGGAGCCCAAAGCTATTGAAGAGTACTGCTGCATTCAGGAGGTAAATCACTACCCTTGTGGTTTTATCATCCACCCCGATGCACCTTGGCTTGGCTCATCACCAGATGGGTTGGTGTATGACCCTAAAGCGAATCCTGTGTTTGGACTGGTGGAAGTTAAGTGCCCAAATTTGAGAAGTTATGTGGACTGTTCCTACCTTAGGGTCTCTGGT
This DNA window, taken from Megalobrama amblycephala isolate DHTTF-2021 linkage group LG4, ASM1881202v1, whole genome shotgun sequence, encodes the following:
- the LOC125267804 gene encoding uncharacterized protein LOC125267804, encoding MVILSARPKERRLAEGIRSNLYKAACNLTCGLPDMSVLRVNDIYEGMSRETAPLITTMGISGDVPLVDSVFGKVQEGSLLSYQLPAWSPPKTCPHTTAPPRPSLPLDGYCLGPSECCFVLTHHQQLHMTSLATTEVMAHQIEMGTRQQSSMKEWHLLRKPRVTSSRFREVCHVRGQSSAESLAVRILRSGFQSAEMKRGLQMEPKAIEEYCCIQEVNHYPCGFIIHPDAPWLGSSPDGLVYDPKANPVFGLVEVKCPNLRSYVDCSYLRVSGGVLQLKQSHTYYWQVQGQLLISGLKWCDFVVYTEDDMFIQRIYRDEGVIETIKQRVDYFYFYFYLPTLMA